In one window of Nicotiana tabacum cultivar K326 chromosome 12, ASM71507v2, whole genome shotgun sequence DNA:
- the LOC107762051 gene encoding uncharacterized protein LOC107762051 has protein sequence MEMEDKRIEEVLSFPILISDRIRQAADEADFFKTDCAEVGRQADRLSQMLRSVARFNTSTTGSLYERPVRRIVADVSKNLDRALTLVRKCKRRGILRRVVRIVTAADFRKVNNLLESSIADMTWLLSIFDYDSGGVGGGGGIVLSLPPIASNDPIISWVWSFIASLYLGQLNDRIEAANELASLARDNDRNKKIIVEEGGIFPLLKLFKDKTSSPDAQIAAAGALSYLANDEERVREIVCEVGVPIIVQLLGDSPTRVQIELADLVARMADHSLLAQEEFARENVIRPLVTLLSYDIPIDEPKLGNGKQSIHSLVQINKELEKNSSGLYSYRRVPGSPLSVHYTDGSSKGGGYRKEKENEKPEMKYQLKVSCAKALWMLSKGSVVISKRITETKGLLCLAKLVEREQGDLQLNCLMTIMEITAAAESNADLRRAAFKTNSPAAKAVVDQLLRVIKESDNPTLQIPAVRSVGSLARTFPARETRVIGPLVEQLSNRNLDVAAEAAASLGKFTCSQNFLGMEHSKTIIEFRGVPPVMRLLRGNEQSKLNGLILLCYLVSHAGNSEALEQARVFTALEGVDRSLFAAHPELKELVPEAMYHLNVYHSGVLTERQYNGH, from the coding sequence ATGGAAATGGAGGATAAGCGAATAGAAGAAGTGTTATCATTTCCGATTCTAATATCCGACCGAATTAGACAAGCAGCCGATGAAGCCGACTTCTTCAAAACCGACTGTGCCGAGGTTGGAAGACAAGCCGACCGTCTCTCTCAGATGCTCCGGTCCGTTGCCCGGTTCAACACCTCTACTACCGGTTCTCTTTATGAACGTCCGGTCCGTCGAATCGTCGCCGATGTTTCCAAAAATCTGGACCGGGCCTTAACCCTAGTTCGCAAGTGCAAGCGGCGGGGAATCCTCCGCCGTGTTGTCAGAATCGTCACCGCCGCAGATTTTCGTAAGGTAAATAACCTTCTGGAATCTTCCATAGCTGATATGACGTGGCTCCTTAGCATCTTTGACTATGATAGTGGTGgtgttggtggtggtggtggaatTGTACTTTCTCTTCCGCCAATTGCTAGTAATGACCCGATTATTTCTTGGGTTTGGTCATTTATTGCTTCGTTATATTTGGGTCAATTGAATGATAGAATCGAGGCTGCTAATGAATTAGCTTCACTTGCTAGAGATAATGatagaaataagaaaattatagTTGAAGAAGGTGGAATTTTCCCTCTGTTAAAGCTCTTTAAGGACAAAACATCATCCCCGGATGCTCAAATTGCTGCTGCTGGGGCGCTTTCTTATCTGGCTAATGACGAAGAAAGGGTTCGGGAAATTGTTTGTGAAGTAGGGGTACCAATAATAGTTCAACTATTGGGGGATTCCCCGACGAGGGTCCAAATTGAGTTGGCTGATTTAGTGGCAAGAATGGCGGATCATAGTTTATTAGCTCAAGAGGAATTTGCTAGGGAGAATGTAATTAGGCCGCTTGTGACATTGTTATCGTATGATATTCCAATAGATGAACCGAAATTGGGAAATGGGAAGCAAAGCATACATTCCCTTGTGCAGATTAATAAGGAGTTGGAGAAGAATTCGTCGGGGTTGTATAGTTATAGACGTGTGCCTGGATCGCCGTTGTCAGTGCATTATACTGATGGGAGTAGTAAAGGTGGGGGTTAcaggaaagaaaaagagaatgagaagccggaaatgaagtatcagctgaAGGTTAGCTGTGCTAAGGCTCTGTGGATGCTTTCCAAGGGAAGCGTTGTGATTAGTAAGAGGATAACAGAGACCAAAGGTTTGCTTTGTTTAGCTAAGCTTGTTGAGAGAGAACAAGGAGATTTGCAGCTTAATTGCTTGATGACGATAATGGAAATAACTGCTGCTGCTGAATCAAATGCTGATCTTAGAAGGGCTGCTTTCAAGACAAATTCCCCTGCTGCAAAGGCTGTTGTGGATCAGTTGTTGCGGGTGATTAAAGAATCTGATAACCCGACACTGCAGATTCCAGCTGTTAGATCAGTTGGTTCACTTGCTAGGACATTTCCAGCAAGAGAAACACGTGTAATTGGTCCTTTAGTCGAGCAACTTAGTAATAGGAACCTAGACGTGGCAGCAGAAGCTGCTGCCTCACTTGGGAAGTTTACTTGTTCTCAGAATTTCTTGGGTATGGAGCACTCGAAAACAATTATTGAATTCAGAGGTGTTCCTCCTGTGATGAGACTGTTGAGAGGAAATGAACAATCAAAATTGAATGGATTGATTCTCCTCTGCTACCTAGTATCACATGCTGGTAACAGTGAGGCTCTGGAACAAGCACGAGTATTCACTGCTCTCGAGGGAGTAGATCGCTCATTATTTGCTGCACATCCTGAGTTAAAGGAATTGGTGCCAGAGGCAATGTATCACCTAAATGTTTATCACTCTGGTGTACTTACTGAGAGGCAATATAATGGTCATTGA